The following is a genomic window from Aedes albopictus strain Foshan unplaced genomic scaffold, AalbF5 HiC_scaffold_605, whole genome shotgun sequence.
TACCTCTCCATCCCCGCTGATCATAACGAACTGGTCCAgtagcgtagccagaaatttgctctgggaggggttttcgatattcttcttcttcttctttttgattGAGCGGATGAGCTCTTAAGGGCCAGTATCAAAgactataccgtctacccccgttggtttgaacgacacctcatgcaaaccaacggggctcattttttaatttgaacttctagtaaccctgtgagcatcgaaaaatacactgatggtaaccctttttgctgttttgttttgattctgcgttccgtttcaccccgttccatgagcagaatgacgtttgaaccatttttagtttgaacgatgtgcagattagagggggtcaaattaaaaagtgttcagattagatgaggtcaaaccaacgagggtagacggtatgcCCATTTTTCGATATTCAATACCTTTtattatttgacactcacatttcgtaaaacaCTGAATTGAAGCCGTAGGTTCAAAATAGCGGCGCTGCCGAAACATTTTTTCATCctaaagcgttttatactgaaaattatgACTCTGAAGGGGGGGGGAGGATGCTAGGCCAGCGACCTGGTCAGGTGTCGAAAAGTGGTCGTTCAATGAAATGTTTGCCAAGTAGTCCCGAGCagattttctggcgcattaaggctcaagcatccgtcatcatttctcggaaaataaaaagcagttttctcgttgcatgtcaaaacaaggatcatgaaaatatattcactgcattatattcctcgtgtggagtacagtgaatatattttcatagcaaaaacttttgttttgaacgaaaaaactgctttcaaatgtttgatgatgacgatgatttcaatgacgaaaagttcaacgttaaacaAACTGTAATCAAACTGATGCACAAAAATATGAAGTGGGCGTGACAGCACTGTAAGGTGGATTAGCACGAATTGTTTTGTTAAAGGAAATAGTGAGAGAGACGAATATATGCCATTCAGTGATGATCCAGGTTACCGTAAGACAGTGGGAGGAAGTGAGAGAAAGCAATCAAAACACTCACACACCAAAGCGAGTGCGTCCAATCtgctgatgatgacgatgacgagaATCACACCATCGACGCTGATTGGTGGAAAAAGCTGAGCCCATattttaacgttgaacttttcgtcattgaaatcatcgtcatcatcaaacatttgaaagcagttttttcgttcaaaacaaaagtttttgctatgaaaatatattcactgtactccacacgaggaatataatgcagtgaatatattttcatgatccttgttttgacatgcaacgagaaaactgctttttattttccgagaaatgatgacggatgcttgagccttaattgAACAACGATGCCGTCACAAGAGAAGGAACCACTTCCAGCCAGCTAACCACGCACGTTATCAATAAATTTATCTTGATAGCATATAGGCATATAGGTACATATCAATTTCAATCACGGTCTGTTTGAATCAGCCAAATTGCCTAATTAAATTCTTATCCCAATTATACGTAGATAATTTCAAACATACACTTATCCATATTTTTCTCTTGGCTCTTCTGAACGGCTTTACACGGATCGATTTTCTCACAATCTGATTCACTACGCTTCACAATCAACTTTCAGCTTCTCCTCGAAAGGAAAGCTTATCGCGCAGGAAAAATTTCCACCACACTGTAGTTCCGACGTATTTCGTCCACGCACTGGATTAAACCGTTAACGCACTAGTTAAACCTCCGTTCGACACAATATTTAGAGACGCATTTTGCACAATGCCGTtagccagcagcagcagaaaaaaaCGCGAACCGCACATCGGTCGACGAGAGACCGTAACCAGCAGCAGATTCCCGAACCGAACGTCAGGAGATCGAAATGTCAGCGAACTTTGTTTTTGGTGTTTTTGGCAAAAAGGAAAAGCGAGAAGGCCGTCTTTCAAACTGACGGTCGCAGCGCGTGCAgaacaatgatgatgatgatggcgatgatgacgtTTCTGCCCAGCGAGCTTGACAAAAAAGCCTTATCTTATCTAGATCAGTGTTGTTGTTGCGAGTGAGAAACGTCAAAACAACGAAGTTTTTATTTGCGGTGGTGCGTGTTTTGGGCGGTCAGTTGTTTCAAAAGTTTACTAatagtttttcttgaaaaaatacgaAAGTTGCGCGTAATTAAAGATGTTCGAAAACCAAGCGATCCATACCGAACACAAGGATGTTATTCACGATGTTGCATACGACTATTATGGCCAGCGAATGGCCACTTGCTCGAGCGACCAATACGTAAAGGTAAAGTTGTCTGACGTGCACCGTGAAATGGGGCATCTTTGATCATGGGGGTAGCCCGAACATTTCAGCACATACCTACCTAAAGTATGATAAATCCATCATGCATTGGAAATCTGAATCAGGACACATTTAGGATAAGAACCGATAGAATattaaatattatttttattttaaatatttttttgaacgcCAGATGtattccttaaggcgaaactggatccatttcctcactttttggtttttgattttttattaattaacgaagcaatattttcaaaatcggttttcgtgcacgtgtagagtatggatcaaggtagggtttcgaactacttcggcacccgcgtcaatttccggcacctcacagcaaaacaaatcaaaatatcacttgccgcatattttccaaacgcccttccgtaggtaatcgtctcccgcaaccttttcgcaacggaatccacagtcaatgagctacactttcactctgaagctgcacaagtgctcaaaacaaatattactcgcagacgggtgcacttcggcagcacaaagatgggtgcccaagtgatttcccatttgattttgctggaagttcggcactgatgccgagaattggtgctggactaggtgcagtaaactcgttcaaaatcaactttctggcagaaaatcttcacaacaatcactgttaacaacaagttcaatcaataaggtatctgattcagacggaagaagtggttgaaaacagtcgtttcgttgtgaattaaggttctaaataattttgtttacatgttgtgccgggaatagggcaaaaaaccctatctcctgaatttttttcgtggtaaaaatgtttttcgtttttacagaaaccatttttaaacaaaatttcactaatgcATGAGGAAGCaatcttcgttatttaatgaaaaatcaaaaaccaaaaaaaataaaaaatgcttccagtttcgccttaagtgtggATTGCCGTACTATTTTAATAATAAAGGTAAATATCTCTTCGTTTCTTCTAGGTCTGGGATCAAAATGATAGTGGTGTATGGAGTGTGACTGCCAGCTGGAAAGCCCATTCGGGATCAGTTTGGCGGTTGTCGTGGGCACATCCGGAGTTCGGACAAGTATTGGCAACCTGTTCGTTCGACAGAACCGTCTCTGTGTGGGAAGAAACCGTCGGGGAAAAAAGTTCTCCGACAATGTCACCGGTAAAACGCTGGGTCCGTCGTACGAATCTGGTCGACTCGAGAACCAGCGTTACGGATGTGAAGTTTGCTCCAAAATCACAAGGACTGGTGTTGGCAACCTGCTCTGCGGATGGAATCATTCGCATTTATGAAGCTCCAGATATAATGAACCTGTCTCAGTGGACGTTGTCACATGAAATTGCGGTGAAGATTCCCCTGAGTTGTCTATCGTGGAACCAATCAATGTTCCGTCTACATGCCCCAATGATTGCTGCTGGCAGTGATGATTCATCCCAAAGTTCAGGAGGAAAAGTTTTCATTTTTGAATACAGCGAAAACTCCCGGCGTTGGGCGAGAACTGAAACTATAAACTCCATCATTGAACCTGTGCATGACATTGCTTTCGCTCCTAACGTGGGAAGAAGTTATCATATTCTTGCGGTGGCCAGCAAGGATGTTCAGATTTTCAATTTGAAGCCAACACTGTAAGACTTAGGTAGACTTATTATTTACTTGTTTTACTCATATTCCCTATGCATTTTTCCAGAGAACCAACTTCCAATTCTCGATTGGATATCCAACAAGTAGCACAATTTGGTGATCACTATTGCACAGTTTGGCGAGTAACATGGAACATCACCGGAACGATGCTGGCTTCAACTGGAGACGACGGTTGCGTTCGAATGTGGAAAAGTATGTTTTATAGATTCATCATTGGGTTCCTATGTACAGCGATACGTTCATATCTTTTTAATTGCAGTGAACTATTTGAAGAGTTGGAGATGCGCTGCTGTGCTCAAGGCAGAAAATCCACAATCGGTTCAGGAAAATTCTATTGCCCCATCGCTCAACTTGTCCAGCTTGGTCAATGCTACTGCAAAGTACTACAAACGGGGAACTATCAGCCATCCTACCCAGGTACCGAGACATTGAATAGGTTGAATATTGTTCAATTACAGTTTTTCATTGTCAATAAAATCTCCTATTATGTTTATAACAGTATGATCAAACCGTTTAAAGACATCATCCTTAACATAATATATCCTGAAAACAAAGCCCCTTGCACAGACGATCTGTCtgcacacttaatttagaataccgtgttcggtaaatttttgacgaaaatggaacagctgaatacagctataatgcattgtttaccttttgcaccctgttttgacagttggtgtactgagcctcagtaaaatcgattaccgaagctaccgaaataattctgctgttctattttcgtcaaaaaattgccgaacaggcaattggcttctttaacgatgttgagataaatcgatattctgaatctgcatgtcaaactgagctgaaatccaaattttcatgaattttggagcccgggaacctatttaaaaatcaatttaaagtttgtatgggagcaatttgtcgaatcacccctcgtcgccgtttgtactggacggagctgtcaaacagttgcacagctgtcaaaaggtgatttcaaaaaatctctttgaaattgattttaggtaccaaaataaggttctaaaaatctgaaaaaaaatcatagtggctcagaaaaaggtgctctttcgtataaaatcaaaaaatcaatacatttttcataatttaaaaacccaattcaggattgagtgtgtgcgTCTACGCACAACATAAACCTATTATAGGTTTATAATACAAAATAAATGTGCTCAAATTTTTTACGGACTATCATCTTAATGATACACAGAATCATACTATTGTCGGTGTAGAGGACAATttattcaggcttattctgcgcggcgtgtgaggtgagacggacggtttcgtatcacgtgacgtgagacgactaatgtaaatcaaatggggcgagtcgacttttgtcacttcattcgactcgtctcacctcacacgccgcgcagaataagcctgggaAACTTCTAATATGAGTACTTCGAGGAGTACTTTTTAATTtgacaaaattaaattttgttcaaaccTTGGTGCAAACGTCATTCTACTCATGGAACATGGTGGAACGGAACGCAGAGTGTAAACAACAGCAAAAGAGGTTATTTATATAAGAATTAGATTTTGTTGTTGCTGATAGAGTTACTGTAAGCTTACTATAAAGTTGAAGTTGAAACCAACGTCGTGCATGCatgctctctaaaataaaaactctcatttttgagtagcgcccatgccgcacagggactgtgttggaaacacacatttttttaaattgctcgtacgctcacatttttgcaaaacatcaatatttttcggtatttgaaggtggtttataaacccagtgaggttgccatgtcgaaattattgcaaaatacatgctcatgtgagcgtacgagcaatttaaaaaaaatgtgtgtttccaacacagtcatgttcggcatggatgtttactaaaaatgtgcaggccgaacacatttttgagcgtagccgtttttgcgtgtggaACACAGAACTACACTGAGCCAACTCTTCCGGTCACTGTTATATGTCAATCatatattactgcactattggaatatcatatgaatctaatctaaggttgaaaatgggaagtgagagttatatgcgacgcatgtggtatgactctcaggTCGCCATGATACTGTTATATGTCATACATTTTGCTGCTATCAAGCGGGCTGGGTGCGgtatatgcaactccaataatatccttcacattttgaaaaaaagtttcctcggctggagcgggaatcgaactcacaacgcctaaatgaccgaagccgctagccgcacgaccacgaagctcagTTACTGGAATTGCGGAATTCTGCAAAACGTGTTCcactttatctgccaatgttgcttttccacccggtcaaagttatatgcacagctGATGTATCGAAcgtgttatgtgcatataactccgatatgcgcaagtgtCATTTAGTTTCATTAGAAGGTTTTTCAATCGGAACTGTTAATAATATGATGcgtataacgattcatttgaagtaaacgtgtcagactaggggtaaaatctggacgaacatttgaaaagggcctatctgctttgcgtaaacaaacatgttttgtctctgtagggcccatctgcatccacccacgcacgtcaacacccttatcagaaacagtgttcttcaagctatctgttaaaggtgttgatgtgcgtgggtggatgcagatgggccctacagagacaaaaacatgtttgtttacaaaaagcagataggcccttttcaaatgttcgtccagaaatgTATGTGTAGCGTCTGATGAAATAGgctcttggaattatttcagtgTACGACTGAAAACCGACTCTATGATTTACAAGCTCACAGGGCTAACAAGATTTGACCGATTGGGCCATCATCAGTTTGAATGGTTTGAATCACCCCCCGTTCAAAATCATCGGAAGGAAAAGCACAACAAAGTGAAACGTCATTTTCTTCAATGCACGATGACGATTTTTGCATTGTTGCGTATGTGTCAGTCATCACCGCACCAACAAGGGGGAGTGGGTGCACTTGTGGAAATGGAAAATCAATTCATCGTCATTTTTCTCCAGCCCAGCAGAAAATGTAGTGCAGGATATTGTTGTGGAAAAGTGGCAAAACCATTGTAAATTTGATCCGTTCGCTGTTCTCGGAATTAATTCCATCCAACAAGAGTGCATAAACGAGGCGTTTACATCGCTGCGGATTCCTATTTTCGACGATGCTTCGATAGATAGTGGAAAATATTACTGTAACAGAAGAACAGTGTTCTCTGCCTCTGGTGTGCcgtcaagagaaaaaaaaaaacagttcctaCGAAAAATTTCTCTTTTCGGTTTTTAAATAGTTTTCATTGGCGTAAAAATAATACAAACAGCGGAAAGACATCAGGTGGTGGTGTCTAGTGCAAAAAAAGTTCTGCCGTGAACCCAGCATAGACCAGTCGTTGACATTGGTGCTCCTCTTCACTGGCCCTAGTGTTGTGGGTGGGGATCCAGTTGACTCCCTTGGCGATCCTTGATGTAGATACCGTCTTAGTCACTGTGCTGCACAATAAACGGAATCAGGCAAAATATTACATTTGCGTAAAGAGAGAAGGAGGTTCTTGGATCGGTTTGGGTGGGATATGGGATCGGAAAAAATGTCCGATAAATATTCCCACCGCGACATCGACAACAACAAATGGCTATATTTGAGAAACGACTCGAACAAAAGGTCGTCCTAGATGATACGGAACCGATCACCTGTACTATTGAAACGGCACAAAATATCGATGGGCATACGGTGAGTAAATGTTTTATAATTTTTTAACTGGATTTTACAGAGGTTACTTCAGTAGTTACCGCTTTTATTAATTTGAGGAGGGTCATTCCataccaaaacaaaaacatttttacTACACATGGTCACGGCATacaatacagtcatacctcgatataacgtaacctcgatataacgtaacctcgatataacgtaactcgatgtaacgtaacttttacctcgatataacgtaactttttttttggttccaacttttcactatttaaataattagagtgatttacaaaattttctatattctattacacccctcctggaaccaagcctgctatccagttatgagttatacgaccaatttcaaagttttataagagttTTCGGTGTCACAGTTGATAAGAAATGTTATATAACTCTTCACAGAACAAATATAACATCTTCTACTCATTATTGGCATTACATCTCTACTGGAACATAGCCTTTAAactccaaacgagatgacagtGGACAGCATTGGAAGTGAACTCGATTTCGTGTGATACTGGGTGTAAGAACGCCAGTAACGGTCCACTTTGTCTTAgagtaaattttgcagaaaatcactAGTGAAATTCtcagataaatccctggaggaacttcttgagaaatcattggagaaattcgcgaagaaatcctcagaagaactcttgaaggaattcctaaagacattcctgaataaatggtggaactcctggaaaaaatcgtgctttatcctcggaggaatttctaccgcAATAAACACAGTTATTCCTGGTAACATTCAGGGGCAGTCTTTAATTCTTCTTCTGTATAACTCTTAGCATGAACTCTCTTCTgtataaatctcagcaggaacttctggagaaattcatgcactGGTGTAATCCTAGTTAGATTTTCAAGAAGGGTCACAgtgagaatccatgaaaaaaaaaactcaggttgaattcctgaagtaatttataAAAATCCTGAAtgcattctaggaagaattcctggaaaaatcaaataaggattatctggaggaatctttgaagaaatttctagtggaattctatctgttattcttggaaaaatccttaaagtatttttttaaaagaatgacttctgtatctcagaatgaaatttccaaggaatctctggagaaatttctggagaaatcacagaagtttttctagcGGAATCTGAAGAGGAAGTTTTTTGGAAACTCCGTCAAATTATGCTGAATGAGTTGCAGCAAGAATACCTGGGTGAATCTTGGcaaataccccaagtaacactTGCCATAGAAGAGTCATAGCGGCGCAGGTTTTCAtgacgcagaagtcactgcgatttacttctagcaagtaagaattcatttcttagaagtaagtcacagtgactcctgTGCAACAAAACCTGTGCCGCCGTGAGTTTTCtgcgacaaatgtgttacttAGGACTCTTCGAACAGCAATAGTTGAAATATTGGTACTTTTTGGAGGATCCTTGCACGAgtgactggagaaatcctagtaggaattttaagaggaacgacAGAATTAAGCATTGGAAAAGTCTTGGacagaataaatcttgaaaagcaaatctctttagggtatcctacagaaattccttgagaaactacagggaaaattcgtggaggaatcatatcaagaacatctggagcaattaaggcaggcgttcctaaagatatcatagcagatataaaactcagtaagaatttatggaggaatcatagaaggttgaaggatccttggataaatatccttagaatcacatgaggtatttcatgaggcactcaacctgggtgaattcccgaattgtttctagaagaatcccgagaggaattcctggaggcatcatcgGATTATAATTTTGCCTGCGTCACATAGATTTCTTACTTATAATCACACCCAGTCTTGTTAgcaatcacagtctttgacaccttttcgtcgatattcggctgctcttgtctccaacattcgcaacacaaaagcgatcaaactactgtacggaacaaaattcggcaccaatatttcaaaagggcgtaactgcatttacaaccaatgccttctcacaaagctgtggagcgtatcccatccctctcgagcaatccactagcacaaatagataGATGAAATCCTCCTCTtccgattaatggatgtgaattgcgtgagatgaatgaaatacgacccacagctctgtgagaaggcattggttgcaaaagcagttacgcccttttgaaatgttggtgccgaattgtcgaatgaatgcgcttgaccacgattgcgtcttcgggagatggttcggcttttgttattcctgcctTTCCTATAAAGAGAGCtattttggataaatgtatgtgtcgtaatcgatttatcacacacgaataaactaataatctaccaatcttaatcaaaattggctgaaatcttgcgaaaagctggaattagacaaatgtcatcgtgtcagacgacgttgatttgatccacttttttgtttattgatcttcgtcctgccgttcgtgttgtgtgtaagaggtagcggtcgcactcgaatgaaacaaagcaagcttacacccgaccgcggcaacgaaacgaaggtagtgaaaagtgtcaaatgtttaaggtgaagatatgacgaagccacagctcaaatgtttaagagcacaaatctgaagaaccgaatatcgtattacgctgaaaagttgatcgattagtcaccaccagcgggtaaccaatcgatcaaattttcagcgcaatccgacatacggttctctagatttgtgctcttgaaaatttgagctgtggcttcgtcatatcttcaccttaaaagcCTGATCACACCAATAgataacgcttgacgtttgaccAGATCTAGATGCAAAAAAGGAGAAGAATCCTGATTTATGTGACATTGGCTTAAATAGTTAAATATAAAGAGACATGCTATTTAAGTATTCGACTTATGTATGATCTTACAAACTtttgaaaatatataaaattcaatgatgaaaaaaaatatataagaaaggctggaaaccactgttgggtgattaacataatctttttggtaattttcttttcaaaatatgtatttaaaacgaaattcgtgaaaaatttttttttgcttcgatataacgtaacttcgatataacgtaacgaaaacaaaattgcagttacgttatatcgaggtatgactgtattgtACACCGTGCTCATGGTATATTTTGGATTAGACTAGTTACCTGTAATTTATTTCTTTAGTTTTATAGTCTTTTATTATCCCAAAAGTATTCTTCAACTTTCTATATGCCTTAACCCTCTTCTTCCCATAatagcacaggtgatccactactttgcactgttcatataAATACTAGATAAGTTAGAATATTTTGCCTTGCTGCTAGATTAGAATCTcgagatgaaggatgaaggacgaTTTATAAATATACAGTTttgaaaaaacaaacaaacatacaaatataaaacaaaatgTATGTATTTATTTGCCTTCAGTGCATCCACGGTCCCAGTGGAGCACAGGTGATCCACTCCTGTTAGGTTGACAACCACTGCGTTCTGTGTATGTACCCTCTCTTTTATACTCTGTGTCTGTGTGTTCTGAATATTATTGTCAGTAGAATTTCATACGTTCACTAGAATATACGTTGTATGTTTCTATTGATATTTTGGGTTGAAACCATACATCTTTTGTTCTGGTGATTTGTCTAGAAATCATCTTTCTAcaatgtatcaaacaattgtccgtacaggatttttttggtcaaaatattttttcattcaaatgatcataacttttttatacatcaatcaaatacgctgaaattgtGATCAATCCTaatccatatattaaagctctattggtaaaattttgagcgagattgaataagttttctgaaagttatagaacttttagtaaaacttataagtttcttgaatacatttttaaaacatatttcaatatgtactcgatgaaactttttccattttttagtgatacattttttttattctttattattgTGTTTTTTAACTTTTAATGTTAGTTCAACACACTAAATTATTGAACGAATGAGAGAGCTGTCAAATGAATTCATACAGGTTACAATCGTGGAGAAATTTGAATAGTGTTTTGATGGTATCCGgatttttgtgatacagcttatacctaaggttttcatatgcagctacttttgaggttttatattcactaaaaaatatgaaaaaactgtatatgttcagagtgtcatttggaaatttatcatattttgatcaataaaagtgccaagtgttttcaacgtttttaaactctcttaatgtaatatttctaTACAGGAccaactaaactacatatgaagagtaggtcctatgtattttttgttcagttgatgcatttttattggtggaaaacgtttgaaaaattatatgtgcaaaataagtttaattttaaacatcgtcaactacataagcacatttttaattttttttgtagtgaatataaatcctcagctgcatatgaaaaccttatgtatcagctgtaacacacaaaaattaaacaagtttcatcgagtacatagtgagatataatgttttaaaaaagtgttcaaaatttttataagtttttctaaaagttctataactttcagaaaacttattcgatattGCTCCAAATTTTACCTTTAATACCTATGaatcataattggtcaaaatttcagcgtttttcattgacgcataaaaagtaatgaacatttgaatgaaaaattattttgaccaaaaaattgctgtacgggacaattgtttgatacactgtaacatcataacttacgaacggaaggtccgattttggttgtcttagttttgttctgttagttttcacccaaggaaggtttatgaggcacattttgaccggggacttggtcttggctagaaacttgaaatgttAAAAAACGCAGTAGACAAAGTTTGCTGGGTACAGCTaggtagttttaactatgttccaaataccgtgtttcggatAAAACTTGCAacctgaaaatattattgatactttttactttatgaatcaattgcacaaacctctaggcaacgtttgacgCACAAGTTCTTTTGAGTATCAAGTTGATACTATcaacttagtatgattgatagagtgatgattcaaaggaccaccaatgtatgcgggtcacatacacggtattaggaacaatgctattGTTACGAACGCGATGCGTGAAGTACATTAATTTCTTACAACTAGAGAACACTAATTCCAATCCTTTCCTACATCTAGCATTAAGCAAATCGCTTGTAATAATCTAACAAAAAAGCTTGTATAATAATTGTAGAGGTAACGTTTTGTGAATCGTGTTGGTCACATATTCATGATAACCAGTGTAAATTGCAATATGCAAAATCAATCAGATCAAATTAGAAACGAGCGACCTTTCACACAACGTTGTATACGATATGCTACGATAGCGCAGCATTGAGGATGACTGATCAAGATCGGAACAAACTGCGCGTGCATAGTAATAGATTAGCCCGGAACGCATACTCATAGCAT
Proteins encoded in this region:
- the LOC109430543 gene encoding nucleoporin seh1, translated to MFENQAIHTEHKDVIHDVAYDYYGQRMATCSSDQYVKVWDQNDSGVWSVTASWKAHSGSVWRLSWAHPEFGQVLATCSFDRTVSVWEETVGEKSSPTMSPVKRWVRRTNLVDSRTSVTDVKFAPKSQGLVLATCSADGIIRIYEAPDIMNLSQWTLSHEIAVKIPLSCLSWNQSMFRLHAPMIAAGSDDSSQSSGGKVFIFEYSENSRRWARTETINSIIEPVHDIAFAPNVGRSYHILAVASKDVQIFNLKPTLEPTSNSRLDIQQVAQFGDHYCTVWRVTWNITGTMLASTGDDGCVRMWKMNYLKSWRCAAVLKAENPQSVQENSIAPSLNLSSLVNATAKYYKRGTISHPTQVPRH